AACCGCGCCACCACTTACCGTCTCCACCCGGAGGGGATGGTGCCGGGCCGGAGCGCCGTCTGGCGCTGCGATTCGGGGAAGGAGTGGGCGGGGACCCGGATCGTCTTCGCCCTCGAGCAGGCGAATTCCGGAACGCTCCTTCGCTTCGAGCACGCCGCCTGGCGCCAGATCACCGACTACTTCGTGAGCTGCAACACCACCTGGGGTGGGCTCCTCTTCCGGCTCAAGGCCGCGGCCGAAGGGAAGAACCCCGGCCCCCTCTTCAGCGCGAGCGGGCTCGCATAGTAAGGGTGATGCCTCGCGCCCTTGCGGTCACGCCCCGCGCCTAGTACCCCGGGAACTCCTCGAAGCGGATCTGGTCTTCCTCGATCCCTACCGTCTTGAGCGCTCCCACCGCCCCCTGGACGAACCGCTCCGGACCCGCGACGTAATAGATCGCCGAGTTTCGGTCGGTGGGGAGCAGGTCGTCGAGGAGGTCTGGGGCGACTCTCCGGCGCTCGCCCTTCCAGCCCCGGGCCGATCGCGCGACCTGGGTCATGGTCGGGACGTAGATGAAGCGGGGACGCCCCGACGCGGTTGCCGT
The DNA window shown above is from Candidatus Eisenbacteria bacterium and carries:
- a CDS encoding SRPBCC domain-containing protein; translated protein: MPDIRHSIEIAATPESLFRLVSVASGLSQWWAEDTREGERGAVELGFFNRATTYRLHPEGMVPGRSAVWRCDSGKEWAGTRIVFALEQANSGTLLRFEHAAWRQITDYFVSCNTTWGGLLFRLKAAAEGKNPGPLFSASGLA